A portion of the Microbulbifer agarilyticus genome contains these proteins:
- a CDS encoding flavin reductase family protein produces MSTEAELLAPANADIAEQHHKIEPLNLRQVFGQFATGVTIVTTGGESGEAVGMTVSSFNTVSLDPPLILWCIDKKTGCFDAFNQCEHFAIHVLSDQQDNLSSLFARRGVDKFSELDYHMSAQGVPLLHEYCARLQCTLTARHEGGDHLIMVGRVDAMHTQDREPLLFHRGAYARIA; encoded by the coding sequence GCACCGGCCAATGCCGATATCGCGGAACAGCACCACAAAATTGAACCGCTGAACTTGCGTCAGGTTTTCGGCCAGTTTGCCACTGGCGTAACCATTGTCACCACCGGTGGCGAATCCGGTGAAGCCGTGGGTATGACGGTAAGCAGCTTCAACACCGTATCCCTCGATCCACCCCTGATATTGTGGTGCATCGACAAGAAAACCGGCTGCTTCGATGCGTTCAATCAGTGTGAGCACTTTGCCATTCATGTGCTGAGCGACCAGCAAGACAACCTATCGAGCCTGTTCGCTCGCCGCGGCGTGGACAAGTTCTCCGAGCTGGATTACCACATGAGCGCCCAAGGTGTGCCGTTGCTGCATGAATACTGCGCGCGACTGCAATGCACGCTGACTGCGCGCCACGAAGGTGGTGATCACCTAATTATGGTGGGCCGGGTAGACGCCATGCACACCCAGGATCGCGAGCCGCTGCTATTTCATCGCGGCGCCTACGCTCGGATCGCCTAA
- a CDS encoding hydroxymethylglutaryl-CoA lyase, protein MSNQRGAGVSGKQIEISEVGPRDGLQSISAIMATEDKKRWIAALANAGLREIEVGSFVPAKLLPQLADAAEIVRYARTLPGLTVAVLVPNARGAKDAIAAGAHKLTIPLSVSETHSLKNLRKTHEQVLEEVRQIRAQLDQLPAEQRPSFEGSLSTCFGCTLEGAVAEEAVLRLGEGLMKAGCDEVGLSDTTGYGNPVQVRRLIQLVWSHLGRDALNGIHLHNTRGQGLANVLAAVEAGITTVDASMGGIGGCPFAPGASGNIVTEDLVFLLEAMGYSTGVDVDRLMAAREVLARGLPDEPLFGFVPDAGLPKGFQYAEPQPEVVA, encoded by the coding sequence ATGAGTAACCAGAGAGGGGCGGGCGTGAGCGGCAAACAGATCGAAATTAGCGAAGTAGGGCCGCGTGACGGCTTGCAAAGTATCAGTGCCATCATGGCAACCGAAGACAAGAAGCGCTGGATTGCTGCGCTCGCCAATGCGGGGTTGCGGGAGATTGAGGTTGGGTCCTTTGTGCCGGCAAAGTTGCTACCGCAGTTGGCGGATGCCGCAGAAATCGTGCGCTACGCCAGAACCCTGCCGGGCCTGACGGTGGCGGTGCTGGTGCCCAATGCGCGCGGCGCGAAGGATGCGATCGCGGCGGGCGCACACAAGTTAACGATCCCGCTATCCGTTAGTGAAACCCATAGCCTGAAGAATCTGCGCAAAACACACGAGCAGGTGTTGGAGGAAGTGCGTCAAATTCGCGCGCAGTTGGACCAGTTGCCCGCGGAGCAGCGCCCGAGTTTTGAGGGCAGTCTTTCCACTTGCTTTGGCTGTACGCTGGAAGGGGCGGTAGCGGAAGAGGCGGTGCTGCGTCTGGGAGAGGGATTGATGAAGGCCGGATGTGATGAGGTGGGGCTGTCCGATACCACCGGTTACGGAAACCCGGTGCAGGTACGCCGTTTGATCCAGCTTGTCTGGTCTCACCTCGGCCGGGATGCCTTGAATGGAATCCATTTGCACAATACCCGTGGCCAGGGGTTGGCCAATGTACTGGCGGCGGTGGAAGCAGGCATTACCACAGTGGATGCCTCTATGGGTGGCATTGGTGGTTGTCCGTTTGCCCCGGGTGCCAGTGGCAATATTGTTACCGAGGACCTGGTGTTCTTGCTGGAAGCGATGGGGTATTCGACAGGGGTGGATGTCGACCGATTGATGGCGGCGCGGGAAGTACTTGCGCGAGGCCTGCCGGATGAGCCGCTGTTTGGGTTTGTACCGGACGCGGGTCTGCCTAAAGGTTTTCAGTACGCAGAACCTCAGCCTGAAGTGGTCGCCTGA
- a CDS encoding CaiB/BaiF CoA transferase family protein yields the protein MAQQEQLPLAGIKVVEFTHMVMGPAAGGILADLGAEVTKVEPCQGDNTRRLRGSGAGYFAMYNRNKRSLALDLKSKEGKDIALRLVDEADVVIENFRHGAMDRLGLGYADLSARNPRLVYCSLKGFLSGPYEHRTALDEVTQMMGGLAYMTGLPDRPLRAGTSVVDITGGMFGVIAILSALQQRQTSGRGQQVTSSLFETTAYLVGQHMAQQAVTGEEPPPMSVRRSAWSVYDIFLSKENERVFVGVVSDTLWRAFCEEFDLDELANDPALSSNAGRVAARDRLIPQISALFASLPKNDMMARLDRAGIPFAPINKPADLFEDPQLSSAGGLIPVTLENGAETQLPALPVEFGGQRLGLRRDLPEIGEHSVEVARSLGLTDEQIDALLEQGLLLGSQRTEAAN from the coding sequence ATGGCGCAACAGGAACAGTTACCCCTCGCCGGCATCAAGGTTGTCGAGTTCACGCACATGGTGATGGGACCGGCCGCAGGAGGCATCCTCGCGGATCTCGGTGCAGAGGTAACCAAGGTCGAACCTTGCCAGGGCGATAACACCCGACGCCTGCGTGGCTCCGGAGCCGGCTACTTCGCCATGTACAACCGCAACAAGCGCAGCCTGGCGTTGGACCTCAAGTCCAAAGAAGGCAAAGACATCGCCCTGAGGCTGGTGGATGAAGCCGATGTGGTCATCGAGAACTTCCGCCACGGGGCCATGGATCGCTTGGGCCTTGGCTACGCTGACCTGAGCGCACGCAACCCGCGCCTTGTTTACTGCTCCCTGAAAGGCTTCCTTAGCGGGCCCTACGAACACCGCACCGCACTGGACGAAGTGACGCAAATGATGGGCGGCCTCGCCTACATGACGGGCCTGCCGGACCGCCCACTGCGCGCGGGGACCTCAGTGGTAGACATTACCGGGGGCATGTTCGGCGTCATCGCTATTTTGTCTGCACTGCAGCAGCGCCAGACCAGCGGGCGCGGCCAGCAGGTAACCAGCTCCCTGTTCGAAACAACCGCCTATCTGGTGGGCCAGCATATGGCTCAGCAAGCGGTCACCGGTGAAGAACCGCCGCCCATGTCGGTGCGCCGCAGCGCCTGGTCTGTGTATGACATTTTCCTGAGCAAAGAGAACGAGCGCGTATTCGTCGGCGTGGTGAGCGACACCCTGTGGCGGGCGTTCTGCGAAGAGTTTGACCTGGACGAGCTGGCGAATGACCCAGCACTCAGCAGCAATGCCGGGCGCGTGGCTGCCCGCGACCGCCTGATTCCACAAATCAGCGCCCTGTTTGCCAGCCTGCCCAAGAACGACATGATGGCGCGCCTCGACCGCGCAGGTATCCCCTTCGCCCCCATCAACAAACCCGCAGACCTGTTTGAAGACCCCCAGCTCAGCAGCGCCGGAGGCCTGATCCCGGTCACCCTCGAAAACGGCGCAGAGACCCAGCTGCCGGCGCTGCCGGTGGAATTTGGGGGCCAGCGGCTGGGCCTACGCCGGGATCTGCCGGAAATCGGCGAGCACAGTGTTGAGGTAGCGCGCTCCTTGGGGCTGACCGATGAGCAGATCGACGCTTTGCTCGAACAGGGCCTGCTACTGGGTAGTCAACGCACCGAAGCCGCAAACTGA
- a CDS encoding Crp/Fnr family transcriptional regulator: MPNPALKPPETFFHSRLFRGLGNEELADLTAICQRRRISAGEQLIKQHSTAQNVYVVVSGTLMIERLSRSGRRQVIAFAYSGDYIGFTNTEEYEYSVVSLRETELQSFVRREFLALVDQSSTLKANARQIGGNVLAQTLDQLFALGQKKAHERLCFLLAQIGRRQCGTQNADIELIMSRQDIADYLGLTIETVSRAFARLKSMKLIEIVSAHRIRILDNAILEELASVH; the protein is encoded by the coding sequence GTGCCTAATCCCGCATTGAAACCGCCGGAAACGTTTTTCCATTCCAGACTATTCCGCGGCCTTGGTAACGAGGAGCTCGCGGACCTCACCGCTATATGCCAGCGCCGGCGCATCTCCGCCGGTGAACAGCTCATTAAGCAGCACAGCACTGCTCAAAATGTGTACGTGGTTGTCTCCGGTACCCTCATGATTGAACGCCTTTCCCGCTCGGGCCGCAGGCAGGTAATCGCCTTTGCCTACTCCGGGGACTATATCGGCTTCACCAATACGGAAGAATACGAATACAGCGTGGTCTCCCTGCGTGAAACAGAGCTGCAATCCTTTGTTCGCCGCGAATTTCTCGCGCTGGTGGACCAGTCTTCCACGCTGAAGGCCAATGCCCGCCAGATCGGCGGCAATGTACTGGCGCAGACCCTCGATCAGTTGTTCGCGCTCGGGCAGAAAAAAGCCCACGAGCGCCTGTGCTTTTTGCTGGCGCAAATCGGGCGACGTCAGTGCGGTACGCAGAATGCCGATATCGAACTGATTATGAGCCGCCAGGATATCGCCGACTATCTCGGCCTGACCATCGAAACCGTCAGCCGCGCTTTTGCCCGCCTCAAATCCATGAAGCTGATCGAAATTGTAAGTGCCCACCGCATTCGCATTCTCGATAACGCCATCCTGGAAGAACTCGCCAGCGTTCACTGA
- a CDS encoding class I SAM-dependent methyltransferase, whose translation MADAARQAPPAWNAVGRHGVFPKANHDEVARFNFLTNLNIHLASQVLPGVRKAYDHRVEQGAAPTTRREVGELLKREPLYQFWSSLRRNTMEMRQQNSRSMVFRQLPSLIDQASTLNKDSQSLQLNPEVKVPRYVSAVDIHCMPGGYHTEYCEDDIAAGANYDSGIFVTTAGMLGRYSDGGGQALVEWLREQAEKGFRPRRILDIGCTVGHNIVPLAQAFPDTEIVAIDVAAPMLRYANARAKSLGVNNILFRQENAEAIEAEDGSFDLIITCMFLHETSSRALPRILKETHRLLADGGKVVHIEQPQFTPEMPPYEQFMRDWDTRNNNEPFWGTLHDLDLFEAIEQAGFARENIATLGLYAVVDEELFPSAAKAESDTEDYGRKPAWHAYIASK comes from the coding sequence ATGGCCGACGCAGCTCGACAGGCACCGCCGGCGTGGAACGCAGTCGGGCGCCATGGTGTGTTTCCGAAAGCAAACCACGATGAAGTAGCCCGGTTCAATTTTCTTACGAACCTCAACATTCACCTCGCCTCGCAGGTACTGCCAGGTGTACGCAAAGCCTACGATCACCGGGTTGAGCAAGGTGCGGCCCCGACCACGCGACGCGAAGTGGGTGAACTACTCAAGCGCGAACCGCTGTATCAATTCTGGAGCTCGTTGCGCCGCAACACCATGGAAATGCGCCAGCAAAACAGCCGCTCTATGGTCTTCCGCCAGCTGCCGTCACTGATTGATCAGGCCAGCACCCTGAACAAAGACAGCCAATCGCTGCAATTAAATCCTGAGGTCAAAGTACCCCGCTATGTCAGTGCCGTGGATATTCACTGCATGCCGGGTGGTTACCACACCGAGTATTGCGAAGATGACATCGCAGCCGGAGCCAACTACGACAGTGGTATTTTTGTGACCACTGCTGGCATGCTGGGTCGCTACAGCGATGGCGGCGGTCAGGCACTGGTTGAGTGGCTGCGGGAACAGGCAGAAAAAGGTTTCCGCCCACGGCGTATTCTCGACATCGGCTGTACCGTTGGACACAACATTGTGCCGCTGGCTCAGGCATTCCCGGATACCGAAATTGTTGCCATTGATGTGGCCGCGCCGATGTTGCGCTATGCGAATGCACGCGCTAAATCCCTCGGTGTAAATAACATCTTGTTCCGTCAGGAAAACGCTGAAGCGATCGAAGCGGAAGACGGCAGTTTTGATCTGATCATTACCTGCATGTTCCTGCACGAGACCTCGAGCCGCGCACTGCCGCGTATTCTCAAGGAAACCCACCGACTGCTGGCCGATGGCGGCAAGGTGGTACACATCGAGCAACCGCAGTTCACTCCCGAAATGCCTCCCTACGAGCAATTCATGCGCGACTGGGATACCCGCAACAACAACGAGCCCTTCTGGGGCACCCTGCACGATCTGGACCTGTTTGAGGCCATCGAACAGGCGGGTTTCGCGCGGGAAAATATTGCCACGCTGGGGCTGTACGCGGTGGTTGATGAAGAGCTGTTCCCAAGTGCGGCAAAAGCAGAAAGTGACACCGAAGATTATGGCCGCAAGCCAGCTTGGCACGCGTACATCGCGAGCAAGTAG
- a CDS encoding enoyl-CoA hydratase/isomerase family protein, which translates to MTSEVAAQQTKGHTTDTPRVEMRLDDGLACITLVNPDQRNAMTVAMWQQLASVLDQVEQNDQVRAVLISGAGSRAFCAGANIAELSQAMSDPAVMRQQNALIQEVQLKLQRLSRPTIALVRGACYGGGCGLALACDLRIADTAATFAITPAKLGILYSIEDTRRLVRAVGDGNAREMLLTGLPVDAVRALQIGLVQHVAEGDALEEKARGLARALIENSQYSVRWTKATLGYLAGGSGDEPEEGKDGADALKCAFDEAFSGNDFAEGCAAFLARRKADFRWPQK; encoded by the coding sequence ATGACAAGTGAAGTAGCTGCGCAACAAACCAAAGGCCATACCACCGACACGCCGCGCGTTGAAATGCGGTTGGATGACGGACTGGCCTGCATCACCCTGGTAAACCCAGACCAGCGCAATGCCATGACGGTGGCAATGTGGCAGCAGCTCGCCAGTGTGCTTGATCAGGTTGAACAGAATGACCAGGTTCGCGCGGTATTGATCAGCGGGGCGGGCTCCCGGGCTTTTTGTGCGGGCGCCAATATCGCCGAGCTGTCGCAGGCGATGTCAGATCCCGCGGTGATGCGCCAGCAGAATGCCCTGATCCAGGAAGTGCAGCTGAAATTGCAGCGTCTGAGCCGGCCGACAATCGCGCTGGTTCGCGGTGCCTGTTATGGCGGTGGCTGTGGCCTGGCGTTGGCCTGTGACCTGCGTATTGCCGATACCGCGGCAACCTTTGCGATTACTCCGGCCAAGCTCGGCATCCTGTATAGCATTGAAGATACACGCCGCTTGGTACGTGCGGTGGGCGACGGCAATGCGCGCGAGATGCTGCTTACCGGGTTACCCGTAGATGCGGTCCGCGCGCTGCAGATAGGCCTGGTGCAGCATGTGGCAGAAGGGGATGCGCTGGAGGAAAAGGCGCGCGGGCTAGCGCGAGCGTTGATCGAGAATTCCCAGTATTCCGTGCGCTGGACCAAGGCTACTCTGGGTTATCTTGCCGGAGGCTCTGGGGATGAGCCGGAGGAAGGCAAAGATGGGGCGGATGCGCTTAAGTGTGCATTCGACGAGGCTTTTTCCGGAAACGATTTTGCGGAAGGTTGCGCCGCTTTTTTGGCTCGACGCAAAGCCGATTTTCGCTGGCCCCAGAAGTAA
- a CDS encoding amidase gives MSRKQHRAISDEILAKDATALATCLQRGDLSSQALTARTLAAIADSQQGINAFLYIDREGAMNAAREADVRRRMGKPLSMFDGLTCAVKDNIDVAGMPTSNGLGYGDTAPLAREDAPVVARLRAAGVIILGKLNMHEVALGATNDNPHWGRCENPLRAGYTPGGSSGGSGAAVAAGLCAFALGTDTMGSVRIPASYCGVAGLKPGREGLTTAGVTRLCRQLDTVGPLARSARDLRELWPILNGTANNQVPPARRTDLGSVRWAVLEDCAGVGVEEGISEAFRDLAKRLPGAGHVPLNFSAIDFSAIRRAGLLLCEAEANVTFSAERQRQPQLFSEQLRGLMQWGAERSAPELVQASDKVQAAGDWLRQQLQNVDFLLTPTAPQTAFPFEQAVPVNQANLTSVANMAGLPAISIPLGDSAEGLPFGLQVIGAVGSEVALLAISVALQEWLAEHDLAVTA, from the coding sequence ATGTCCCGTAAGCAACATCGTGCGATCAGTGATGAAATTCTTGCCAAGGATGCAACCGCACTGGCGACGTGTCTGCAGCGCGGTGACCTGAGTAGCCAGGCGCTCACCGCGCGCACGCTCGCGGCCATTGCCGACAGCCAGCAGGGCATCAATGCCTTCCTGTACATTGATCGCGAGGGTGCCATGAATGCCGCACGCGAGGCGGATGTACGCAGGCGTATGGGTAAGCCCTTATCGATGTTCGACGGGCTGACCTGTGCGGTAAAAGACAATATCGATGTTGCGGGCATGCCCACCTCCAATGGCCTCGGTTATGGCGATACGGCGCCGCTGGCACGGGAAGATGCCCCGGTAGTGGCGCGGCTGCGTGCGGCCGGTGTGATTATTCTCGGCAAGCTGAATATGCATGAGGTTGCGCTGGGTGCGACCAACGACAACCCGCACTGGGGCCGTTGTGAAAATCCGCTGCGGGCCGGTTATACCCCGGGTGGTTCCAGTGGCGGTTCCGGCGCGGCAGTAGCGGCGGGCCTGTGTGCTTTCGCCCTCGGTACCGACACCATGGGGTCGGTGCGCATCCCGGCCAGCTACTGCGGCGTTGCCGGTCTTAAACCCGGCCGCGAGGGCCTGACAACAGCGGGTGTTACCCGTTTGTGCCGGCAACTGGATACCGTGGGACCACTGGCGAGGTCGGCACGGGATCTACGGGAACTGTGGCCGATCCTGAATGGCACCGCGAATAATCAGGTACCGCCAGCGCGCAGGACCGATTTAGGCAGTGTGCGCTGGGCGGTGCTGGAAGACTGCGCGGGGGTTGGCGTGGAGGAGGGGATCAGCGAAGCTTTTCGCGATCTGGCCAAACGCCTGCCGGGCGCCGGGCATGTACCGTTAAATTTTTCCGCCATCGACTTTTCCGCGATTCGCCGTGCAGGGCTTTTGTTGTGCGAGGCGGAAGCGAACGTCACCTTTTCTGCCGAACGCCAGCGTCAGCCGCAATTGTTTTCTGAACAGCTGCGCGGGCTCATGCAGTGGGGTGCAGAACGCTCTGCGCCGGAACTGGTGCAGGCCTCGGACAAGGTGCAAGCGGCCGGAGACTGGCTGCGACAGCAATTACAGAATGTCGATTTTCTGTTGACCCCCACCGCACCGCAGACAGCGTTTCCGTTTGAGCAGGCCGTGCCGGTCAACCAGGCGAACCTGACCAGTGTGGCAAATATGGCGGGGTTACCGGCAATCAGTATCCCGCTCGGGGACTCCGCAGAAGGCTTGCCGTTTGGCCTGCAGGTAATTGGAGCGGTAGGGTCGGAAGTTGCGTTGCTGGCGATTTCCGTGGCGCTGCAGGAGTGGCTGGCAGAACATGATCTTGCGGTTACCGCATAA